In Hydra vulgaris chromosome 06, alternate assembly HydraT2T_AEP, a genomic segment contains:
- the LOC136081154 gene encoding uncharacterized protein LOC136081154, which yields MSKTRELSVSERSQIVILHKQGHSQVEISKIMKCSRKAVQNAINRFSETGSYENRPKTGRKRILSPRNHRFLNRISLRNWTKSSKDLVSDLWEHRKIQISAPSVRRYLKEGNLRRL from the coding sequence atgaGTAAAACACGCGAACTTTCTGTGAGTGAAAGAAGCCAAATTGTGATACTCCATAAACAAGGACATTCCCAAGtggaaatttcaaaaattatgaaatgCTCAAGGAAAGCAGTGCAAAATGCTATAAATAGATTTAGTGAAACTGGTTCATACGAAAATAGACCAAAAACGGGAAGAAAACGTATACTTTCTCCTAGAAACCATCGTTTCCTCAACAGGATTTCACTTCGAAATTGGACCAAATCTTCTAAAGACTTGGTTAGCGATCTGTGGGAGCACAGAAAAATTCAAATTTCTGCTCCAAGTGTTAGAAGATACTTAAAAGAAGGTAATTTACGCAgactgtaa